Proteins from one Falco naumanni isolate bFalNau1 chromosome 10, bFalNau1.pat, whole genome shotgun sequence genomic window:
- the NPEPL1 gene encoding probable aminopeptidase NPEPL1 encodes MANVQLQFQASAGEADPQSRPLLVLGQLHNLHRLPWAQLRGKLQPRVTEEIWQAALGTLNPNPTDSCPLYLNYATVAALPSRVSRHNSPSAAQFITRLVRNCLPGGVNRCIVMVCERSEVFASACALARAFPLFTHRSSASRSTEKKTVTVEFFLVGQNNGPIEVATLKCLASATEGVRLAARIVDTPCNEMNTDNFLEEIRKVGKDLGITPTIIRDEELKERGFGGIYGVGKAALHPPALAVLSHTPDGATQTIAWVGKGIVYDTGGLSIKGKTTMPGMKRDCGGAAAILGAFKATVKQGFKDNLHAVFCLAENAVGPRATRPDDIHVLYSGKTVEINNTDAEGRLILADGVAYACKDLGADIILDMATLTGAQGIATGKYHAAVLTNNEEWEKACVKAGRNCGDLVHPLVYCPELHFSEFTSAVADMKNSVADRDNTPSSCAGLFIASHIGFDWPGVWVHIDIAAPVHAGERATGYGVALLLSLFGGASEDPLLNMVSPLGCNGDSPTEDMERDSKRRRLV; translated from the exons ATGGCGAACGTGCAGCTGCAGTTCCAGGCCAGCGCCGGCGAGGCGGACCCGCAGAGCCGCCCGCTGCTCGTCCTGGGCCAGCTCCACAACCTGCACCGCCTGCCCTGGGCCCAGCTGCGGGGCAAGCTGCAGCCGCGGGTCACCGAGGAG aTCTGGCAGGCTGCTTTAGGCACCCTGAACCCAAACCCCACCGACAGCTGCCCTCTCTACCTGAATTACGCCACTGTGGCCGCTTTGCCTTCCAGGGTCAGCCGGCACAACAGCCCATCTGCGGCGCAGTTCATCACCCGCCTGGTTAGAAACTGCCTTCCAGGAGGCGTCAACAGATGTATTGTT ATGGTCTGTGAGCGGTCTGAAGTCTTCGCTTCTGCTTGTGCATTGGCCAGGGCTTTCCCGTTGTTCACACATCGGTCCAGTGCATCaagaagcacagagaagaaGACTGTAACAGTAGAGTTTTTTCTGGTTGGACAAAACAATGGACCTATAGAAGTGGCGACGCTTAAA TGTCTGGCAAGTGCTACAGAAGGAGTCAGGCTGGCTGCTCGAATTGTGGACACCCCATGCAATGAGATGAACACAGATAACTTCCTGGAG GAAATCAGAAAAGTTGGCAAGGATCTTGGGATTACTCCTACCATTATTCGAGATGAGGAGCTGAAAGAGAGAGGCTTTGGAG GTATCTATGGAGTTGGCAAGGCAGCTCTGCATCCTCCAGCCCTAGCAGTTCTCAGTCACACTCCAGATGGTGCTACACAGACCATTGCATGGGTGGGCAAAGGTATTGTGTACGACACTGGAGGACTCAGCATTAAGGGAAAG ACTACTATGCCTGGAATGAAGCGAGACTGTGGTGGAGCAGCTGCTATTTTGGGTGCCTTCAAAGCCACTGTAAAGCAA GGTTTTAAAGACAATCTTCatgctgttttttgtttggctgaGAATGCAGTCGGACCACGTGCAACGAGACCTGATGACATTCATGTTCTTTACTCTGGAAA AACTGTGGAAATCAATAACACTGATGCAGAAGGTAGACTGATACTGGCTGATGGAGTAGCTTACGCGTGCAAAGATCTTGGAGCTGATATCATTCTTGATATGGCCACTCTTACTGGAGCTCAG GGAATTGCTACAGGAAAGTATCATGCTGCTGTCCTTACCAATAATGAAGAGTGGGAAAAGGCTTGTGTTAAAGCTGGCAGGAACTGTGGAGACTTGGTCCATCCTCTTGTGTATTGCCCTGAGCTCCACTTCAGTGAATTTACCTCTGCTGTAGCTGATATGAAGAACTCTGTGGCA GACCGAGACAATACTCCAAGCTCCTGTGCTGGGCTCTTTATTGCTTCTCACATTGGCTTTGACTGGCCAGGAGTCTGGGTCCATATAGACATTGCTGCGCCTGTTCACGCA ggtgaACGAGCTACTGGCTATGGCGTGGCTTTGTTGCTGTCCCTGTTTGGAGGGGCGTCTGAAGACCCTTTACTAAACATGGTGTCTCCTCTTGGGTGCAATGGAGACTCTCCCACTGAAGACATGGAGAGAGACTCCAAAAGGCGGCGCCTGGTTTAA